TACATAggagttggtggtggtggtggtggtttctCCACCTTAGGGGGTGTGCACACAggagttggtggtggtggtttctCCACCTTAGGGGGTGTGTACACAGGAGTTGGTGGTTTCTCCCCcttgggtggtggtggtttcTTAGGGGGTGTGTACACAggagttggtggtggtggtttttCCACCTTGGGTGGTGAATACACAGGAGTTGGTGGTGGTTTTTCTTTCTCCGGTGGACTATAAACTGGAGTGGGTGGCTTCTCTACTGGAGGAGACTTGTGCACAGGTGTTGGTGGCTTTGCATAATAGGGAGGCTTGTGATAATTGGCCAAGGTTGGGGTGGTCATGAGAGCCACCACTccgaggaggagcaacactagGAGATGGTTCTGCAGAATAGACATCTTTGTGTTTATGACTGCATAAACTATGAGGACCGGGGTGTCTATTTATAAAGGAACTGGGGCTTTGTCAGCCTGACACGTGTCAATCAAaaatgcatatatatatttctttgtttttagacATATGATGTTGTTTTAGGCCAAAGTTTTGCAATTTAATTTGGTTCTTGCTCCCATTAAATGTGGGTGGGACCCATTTGGTCCCACATGTTGAAACTTGGGCAACGCCACCTTATAAGTAGCGTAAATTATGGGGCCGGCAATGGATTACTATCAAACACTTTacactctttctcttctccaactTTTGTTTTCTCCCGCTGTTCATTTGCAAGCTAGAAATTTGGGTAAAGATAAAGTGTCGGCAACAGGTGTTACAGACCGTTCCCTTATGTGATCTCGCCCAGGGAGTGCTCAGTGAGGCATCTATCGGTACTAGGTTACTGGACACACGGAGATGCACGCTGGGCTAGTCATTTCATATTTTAGTAGCGTTACATGAAAGCACACATCCCCGCATCCAACAACCCAGCACCATTGGAGACCTTACTAGGCACTCCTTGGTTGCTGGGCTCGTAGGAGAGGAGCCTGATCCGTCAAGGAGGATACTCTAGCAGCCTTtccctatctctctcctcttataATATAAAATGACGACTTTGCTTCCTTTTGATGTATGGAATCGTTTCCTCTCACTTCATTGGTGCGTTtctctatgccgcttgctcaaaTAATTCTCTCCTCAAGTCTTACATTGTTGAGAGTTTCATTTTGAAAATTGGCCAACTTTAATTGAATGAGGATCTCTTTTGTTTATCTAATTTAAAGTGCATCGGAGGATGATCACTGCACCTGGGGGGATAAAAATTCAATGCACAAGTGAGTTGCACTGTCCGATGCACTGaacagtgcaccacacttgaaaggataaaattCTTTATTATGTGTAACTTCTTTCTCATGTTCTGGTTTTCATGGGAATTGATCGTATTTTTCCACAAGTGTCCGTGAGAACTTCATTTCTCCTCTTGTGTTGGGTGGGCTTGAGTggatagaaaaagagaaggaaatatgCTTTTGAACTCCTCGTATGTGGATGCAGTGTGACATTGTTCTTCCAgtcaaagaaagaagagaagatgatgTGTAGATTTTCTTGTGGAAAGAAATCTTTCCTCATCTTCCACTCGGTTGTTGTCAAGCTTTAATGAAATTATTTTCTACTGTTGAAAGCCTTATGTATgcaaagaaatagaagaaatagaTTATTAATACAAAATCTATGAAATTAATTATgcttaagtaattaattattcCATGCATGTCTGGTCCAGATCCTGTATTGCTGAGTTGCCCAGCAGGACTGTGCTGCTAAGACAAGGTGAGGtgcgcaatgatcgccttacccccactcgggtaaGGCGCTAGGGcaggggtaagtggtcattgcGCGTCTCACTGTGTCTTAGCAGCACAGTTGTGCCGGacagctcggtagtagaggatccaaattagTTAATTACGTCAACCATGTCAAATGACCATATCAAAATCATCAATATTACAATGaaattaagagaaagaaagagaactaCACAAAGCCACCCAACATGGTAACAAGGAGAGAAAAATCCAATTCccaacaaagaaaaacaaaacaatcaaaGGACCCTAATCTGAAGGCCCCATATAGATACAATAAAACGACTCAAAGTGCAATCTGAATTAGTAGCATGAAGATGATTCACTCTAGTTTTGATCTCAAAATCGATGGAACTCCATATTTGGCTGAAGGTGCGGGAGGAGGAGGATCACCTCCACATATTCCTTTCCCACTTAATATGATACATCGACGCACAAAAATCCATCTTGACTACCCTCCTACAAACCGAGTTGCCCTTAGATTCTTTTTTAATCTATTTCCATCACCTTCAAAAGAAGGTAAAGTGGCATAGGAAGGGCAGAACTTCTCAATCACTCCATTCCAAATACTCAAGGAAAAAGGGCATACAAAGAATAAGTGGTCAATATTTTCACTTGCATTCCAACAAAGAATAATTTGAAATGATGATATTCCCATGAAGCAAGAATCCCTGGATGGGAAGAGAACTAGTCAAGGCACATCAGAGAATGAAATTGTGCCTTGGaatgtggtgcttgaaccaaacaacCTTCCACTAAGAAATTTGACTACATCCCCATTCCCAGGGGGCCTTCTGAAAATAACTCCAAGTTGATCCCACATCAAAGCAAGAGTGGATCGAGGAGGCTAGAGGGTCTAGAAACCATAAACCAGTAGATAAAATAGAGGAGACCAAATCCAATTTACTAATGAAGAATATGAAAGCATGTAAGCAGTATGTAATTGACACTGGCCATATCTTGTGAAACCGCTATGTGGGGATTTCTCTCATAATCTCATCTAAGCTTTTCTACTATAAACTAACAATATTCGGGTCTTATGAGAGGCTTAATCAGAGCCAAAGAGTTAAATGTTGAAAGATTATGGATAGAATGTGATTCAGCTTCTGTGGTGGTTTCCGTTCTTTCAGGTTCATTACCATGGTATATATGTAAAACATGATTGATATTTCAGTCAACAATATTTGAATTCTATCACGTGGAAGATGATGCACTGCTGCAGAGAAGCCAACATTATTACAGACTTCTTGGCCAAAGAGGCAGAAACATTCAACCTCGTCCTCCAATATAGATTTTCTTTCTTACATAAAGGAAAAGCTAATATTATTTTGGATGCTAGTAGTAGCCCTAGATTTTGGTTgcgttaattttttatttttaggttttaagAAGATCCTATTGATGGCATTGCCAAAAGTGAGATCTTCTTCAACTTTTGTACATTTATTAGACGGTTTGCCCTCCTTACTTCTATGTAATATATTTTAAGACAATCTGACCtcctagcaaaaaaaaaaaaagacaatcaTGATAATGTAGACTAACCACCTTCTATCTTTGCAATTTTTCCAATAACCGCATCTTCAAACGAATTATGATTATCGAATGTTTATCGTGTATTAATGCGGTTTGAGCGTTAGTTATCAATAAAGCTCACACACACTACTACGTACCATTCTATAAGTGGCGTACATGAACTTAGAagcttacccaaaaaaaaaagtagatgaACTTAACAGGAGAAAGAATCAATAATAATCTTGGATGTGTCTTAATATACCCTTGAGTTATCTCCATAAAATGTCTTGAGGTTTTGGGTTAGACCCTTGAGTGGTATTTTGTGGGCTAccctcccctcctcccccaCTTTATACAGCAATCAATTCAGGGTGATATCTTATCATTCACGCATCAACAACCAATAACAGACTAATGAGGAAGTTACAAAGATCTCTCTAGATTGAATTCAAGTAACAAccatttaataataataaaaaaatcaatagtTCATGACTTATAGTGTCGCTTGATGTATGAATAGATGGAAATTGATCCCATACTCACTTGCATGCGAGTTTTTAAACATCATTCCGGGTTGAAGCCATGTTCCTGCTGCTCCAATTGTATGCGTCAACTTGGAACCCCTtaggatattttggaaaatacaaaaacctaaggggtatttgtgaacccaatGGGGAAGGGAATTATTCTAAATTGGAGCCTACGATTGGAGGTAGCAGGAACATGGGTTGCAACCAAATTTTTTCCCACTGGACTCGAGCATCAAAATTCGATACAAAGTCCAATTAAGTGATGTATCACCTACTCTTTTCTATTAAGTCAAACCTAACGGTTTCCTTGCTGCcaaaactcaagagtgacaccGAAAAAGATCTAGTGCATCCGGGCAGCCAGGCTACATGTGCAGCACCAGACTCAAGGCACTGCGCTTTGACCACCTTACGCCTGCTCaggcaaggcgcttgggcaggggtaaggcggtcaaagcgcAGCACCTTGAGTCTGGCTCTGTACATGCAGCCCGGCTGCCCGGATGCACAGGAGCCAGGTCCGAGTGTCACACTCTCATTGTTGGGGGTGTATGGAAAATTAattcctccatttcttccattacatctaataggggggtggaaatgatcaccttaccccctgtccgaacacactgccccgatggggtccactccccctattagatgtaatggaggaaatagaggggcagataaatggagacgaaaattttcctaattttatgTGGCATTTTATccgtcatattttttttaatcctaattTTTAGTGTGAACTTGGCCACACTAGTTAGTTGTTGCAGTACTGATGCTAGCAAAACCCGAGCAAGccattcacacacacacacacacacacatacacacaagcaAAAGATGGATGGAATATTGGATTTGATAGATTAACCAAAGAAAGAAGCAGAACAACATAGAAGATATGAAAATGTAGATCTCATATAACTGGTGCTTCAATGGCTTACATTACATACATGGAATATGACAATTCTCAACTCCATTGTCCCCTACGAATTAATAGAAACCAAAGGCAGCAGCTCTTATTCATGTCTAATATATAGCTAGATCTCTACCGATCTATATATTGACGCATGTCAAGTAACTCAGTTGTAACAAGTCACTTAGTTGGGATGGCTGGGGGGTGGAGGCTTGTAGTATGGAGGGTGACCATATGGAGGACCTGGCTTGTACTTAGGTGGTGGTTTCTCCACTTTAGGGGGTGTGTGCACAGGAGTTGGTGGTTTCTCCCCCTTGGGTGGTGCGTATACAGGACTTGGTGGTGGTTTTTCCCCCTTGGGTGGTGTGTACACtggagttggtggtggtggtttctCTCCCTTGGGTGGTGAGTACACAGGAGTTGGTGGTGGTTTTTCAACCTTGGGTGGTGAGTACACAGGAGTTGGTGGTGGTTTTTCTTTCTCCGGTGGACTATAAACTGGAGTGGGTGGCTTTTCAACTGGAGGAGGAGACTTGTGTACAGCTGTTGGTGGCTTTGCATAGTAGGGAGGCTTGTGGTAATCAGCCAAGGCGGGGGTGGTGAGAGCCACCACTCCAAGGAGGAGCAACACTGCTAGGAGATGGTTCTGTAGAAGAGACATCTTTTGTGTTAATTCTTAACTGCATAAACTATGAACATCGAGGGTGTGCATTTATATAGGAACTGGGGCTTTATCAGCCTGACACGTGTCCACCAAATATgcatatttttctttgttttcagacCTAAAGTTGTTTTTGGCCAAAGGTGAAAGGTTGAAACTTGGGTTGGGCTATGCCACCTTAAGCGTAAATTATGGAATGGGGCCGCCCATGTTTATTTGCAAGAAATTTAGATCAAAGATAAAATGGCGGCAATCTGTTTTATGGGGGCCGTTCATATGGATGATTCACTTGTGCACAAATCCAATGGGAAAAGGTTTTTTGTTATCCAAAAGTGGGTTATGGCTACTAAGGACTGGTTAGGTTTCTTTCTTGTCATTGATGACAATTGCATCCTTTGCATGTCTGTTTTCGAAACATTATGGCATTTGTTTTTCTCTTGTAAGATATCTAAACACTTATGGTTTGCAAGGCCCCTTGGTCTGCACATTCAACACATTCAAGCTCCTTCAAtcttgaactttttttttgagGACCTCACCCTTAATTTCACCGGCCTCGATCTTCTTACCAAATTTAAGGGCACTGACATTCGGTCCATATCTTCTATTACCATGTACTATATTTGCTTATTTAGTAATAAAAGGGTCTTCCAAAACCTTCCCTTATCACCTGGTCGTATTCTACACTTGATTAATTGTTGGATTTCTATTCATAATCTTTTGTCATTCCTTGTAAAGTGACTTTACTGATGACTGTGGGCATTGG
The sequence above is a segment of the Telopea speciosissima isolate NSW1024214 ecotype Mountain lineage chromosome 7, Tspe_v1, whole genome shotgun sequence genome. Coding sequences within it:
- the LOC122666950 gene encoding proline-rich extensin-like protein EPR1 isoform X3 — its product is MSILQNHLLVLLLLGVVALMTTPTLANYHKPPYYAKPPTPVHKSPPVEKPPTPVYSPPEKEKPPPTPVYSPPKVEKPPPPTPVYTPPKKPPPPKGEKPPTPVYTPPKVEKPPPPKGEKPPTPVYTPPKVGKPPPPPKYKPGPPYGHPPYYKPPQSGHPN
- the LOC122666950 gene encoding proline-rich protein 4-like isoform X2, giving the protein MSILQNHLLVLLLLGVVALMTTPTLANYHKPPYYAKPPTPVHKSPPVEKPPTPVYSPPEKEKPPPTPVYSPPKVEKPPPPTPVYTPPKKPPPPKGEKPPTPVYTPPKVEKPPPPTPVCTPPKVEKPPPPKGEKPPTPVYTPPKVGKPPPPPKYKPGPPYGHPPYYKPPQSGHPN
- the LOC122666950 gene encoding proline-rich extensin-like protein EPR1 isoform X1, with product MSILQNHLLVLLLLGVVALMTTPTLANYHKPPYYAKPPTPVHKSPPVEKPPTPVYSPPEKEKPPPTPVYSPPKVEKPPPGEKPPTPVYTPPKVEKPPPPTPVCTPPKVEKPPPPPPTPMYAPPKVEKPPPPKGEKPPTPVYTPPKVGKPPPPPKYKPGPPYGHPPYYKPPQSGHPN